Genomic window (Vampirovibrionales bacterium):
CTTGGCGCGCCCGGGCAGCAGGGGTCCTCCAGAAAACTGGAGCCGATGACCGGATTTGAACCGGTGACCTACGGTTTACGAAACCGCTTGGAACGAGTCTGAAAACCGCGTGGCTCAATAAACTTCAAAATTGATAGCCTGAAAGTACTTTACACTTGTCAACTAACAAACAAAACGTCCCCATTATATCTCAAGTGAGGCAGTCTTTGGGGAGCCTTACAACAGTCCTTATCATATTTTAAAACACGCAAAAACCCTTTCCAGAGTTTAGTTTTAGACGATTCTGGGCATAATAAAATTGGGTTGAAATCCCACTTCTCCATCTGCTTTGACCGACGCACTTTCAGGGGCTGAGGTCTGGTCTGAGACATCTCTGGATGGTTTTGGTTTGGTCAGACCGGCTTCAAATCCCTTGAAAACGACCGAGGCAAACACACAGGATGGGGATTTTGTGCTGTCTTCCTGTACGGCATTCAGGGATGATAAGGAGATGAATAGCCGCAAAAAACAACCAACTTGCTATGTGATTGGAGGTCCCAACGGGGCCGGGAAGACCTCAGTGTCCCTTCGGGTTTTGCCCCGTTTGGATTACATGGAATATGTCAACGCGGATGCCATTGCGGCTGCTTTATCCCCCTTTCAGCCAGAAAAGAGTGCCCTTAAAGCCGGACGGATGATGTTGCAACGCATCCATAAACTGGCTGATCAAAGGGCAGACTTTGCATTTGAAACCACGTTGGCCTCTCGTTCCTTTGCGCCATTTCTCAAACGACGCAAAGAAGAAGGGTATCAAGTGGTGTTGTTCTATTTCTACCTCAAGACGCCAGAGTTGGCTGTTTCCAGGGTGGCCGAACGTGTTCTGGCGGGAGGCCATCATATTCCTGAAGCCGATATCCGACGCCGTTATAGGCGTAGCCTTCAGAACTTGAGGCATCTATACCAACCCTTGGCAGATGCTTGGGGAGTCTATGACAATTCCGATAGGGAACCGGTATCAACCGAAGCATCTACCGGAACCGAACCGGAACGTTTAACCCAACTGTCTGCTTGGATAAAGGGAGCTATCTCCGAGGCGGTAGAGATTAACCGTAAGCTGGGGACACCCATCTACGTCTTTCGGGACGGTCAGGTGGTGGATATCTCCAAAGAGCTACCAGAGCAAACAGGACCGTAACACCCCTTACGGCGTTAGTGTGCTGAAACGGTTTGCTTTTTTGCTTTCTGCTCTATATTCCTTCCGTTTTCATGAGAGTGTTGTTTTTGCTGCCGTAAGTGCCGTAAAGAGGTAACCAAAGGCTACTTTCAGTCTGTTTAGCGTTGGGGAAAGTGTCCTTCTCCTCCGTCCCGTGCCCAAACACCACCAGCAGCACCACACTTCAAAAGTCACTGAAGCAGGAAACCAACACATCCATCTGGGCGTCAGTCGTAGGGGTTGTCTGGGTCGATGTTGGTTGGGGTGTGTCGGTAGCCGTCTGTCTCCGGGAAGGGACAAGGCATGGTGTTTTCCAATAGCGTGTACCCCAACAGGAAGCGTCCTCGTTGACCGTTGCGGGTGGTCTTTTGGATGTCACATCCGGTTGCTTTCAAGGCTTGGGTGATCCGGGTGGGCGTCCACTGGCGGCACTTGGGCGCATACAACCAAAGGGCTTTTCTCACCTGATCCATCCGGGCATGGCCTTTGCCATCTGGCATAAAGCAGTCGTTCAGAAACTCGTACATCACGTTGGTCTCTTCCTTGTACTCGGAGAGCAGGTTTTCAACCGACTTGGGAATGGTGAACTGGCCGTTGTTCTCAATCAGTCGGGTCAACCCTTGTAAGGCTCGCAACGCGATCCCGTCGATTTCACTCAGAAGCTTATCCGTCAGAAACGGATCTTGCCGGTCCTTGGGAATCACGTTGGGGAAATGAATCAAAAGCAGGCGGTTAAAGACGCCTTCGGAGTAGTCGTGAATCACGGGCAGGCTGTTGGTGAAAATGGCGTGTTTACAGAAAGGCCGATAGATTTCCGGGTCTTTGTACTTGCGGTCCAGCTCCACAGGCTCTCCGGTTGAGACCAGCCGCTTGAAGCCAGAGTCAGACAAGATGGTGTCAAACTTCAGCTCGCCAATCACATTCAAGGCTTTGCCCTTGATAGGGGCAATGGCTCTCGCGTCACACATCCGGTCAATGGGAATGTGACAGATGTTGTGTTCACCAACCAGCGCAATCATGACGTTTTCCAGAACCGTTTTGCCGGTGTTGGATTCCCCGTAGCAAAGCAGTGCTTTCTTGTAGGGTGCTTTGGTCATCAGGAGATAACCCAGAAACTCCTCCAATGCCGCAACATACTCCTCAAACTCGGCCAGATCGCCAAAGCAGTCCTGGAGATACAGATCCCATGTGGGACATTGGGCAAAGGGATTCCAAACGATTGGCCAGACTGTTTCCAGATAGTCTTCCGGTCGATGGTTCCTCAGTCCCAACATGCTTTTCAGCTCCACCCGTTCGGTTTTCAACGGATTATCCAGGCACGTCAGGTCTTCCGGGTAAGCACCCACACTCAAATCATAGAGGCCGTTCTTGAAAGGGATCTGGGTGGGCTTCAGGTTGTTCCAGGGAACGCCCGCTTCCAGCAACGTGAAGTTCTTGACGTAATAGGCCGTGTCCTGAACCCGCTGGCGGGTGCTGTGCTGCCAATCATCGTAATGACGACAAAGCTTCTCTAACACCCGGTCTTCCATCGGTTCCCAATGTTGGCCGTTGTAGCGATAGGTGTTGCCAAAGGGATCGGTGAGCAGTGGATGCTCCTGAAGAACCTGTCGGGCCAGTTGATTGGCCTTCAGTTTTCCACCGGCGGAATCGTTGTGAAGCGGTTGGTTCATGGCCCGTCCTCCGTGCCGTTTACAAAGGGCATTCTGAGCCGGTGTTTGCGGTCTTGGCGTTGTTGTTTCTCTCGCTCGGTATCCCGTGCCATTGCTTCAAACATCCGGTAATAGACAATCCCGATGCTGTCCCGGATGAATTGGCCAACGACACGATGCACAGTGGCTCCAGCCCGATTATGGGATCTCTTGGCTTCACCGGTTGAAGAGAACCCGGTAATCCGTTCCGTTTGGGGACAGGTTTGGAGGATGGCGCGGGACAGAGCAAACGTGAGTCGTTCATCGTCGGGAATCATCGCCGGGAGATGATGGGACATCAACCAGACGGCTCCTGCCACCTCCAACACGTCCTTGCCTCGGATACCGGAATCATAGAGGCGTCGCAATTCTTGGCAGGCTTTTCCTCCTCCGTTGGAGGCCAGAATCACGCCTTCGTATAACCATTCGTCCAGAACCTTGATAGATTCCACGATAGCGGGATGCTCTTTGTGCTTCCGAAAGAAACGCTTGACGGACTTCAGGAAAGGGGCGAGGTCTTTTTTCTTGATGCGGTAGCCTTCTGCGTGGCCATAGTATTGTTGCCGTCTGGCATGATTGGCGCAATACTGGGAAGACTGGTGGCGCGGCTTGTAACATCCGCCGACTTCGCATTGCTGCCACCGGTTTTGAGAGCGATGTTTCCATTGTGAATTGCTCAATGACATTGCCTGACACCACTTGAGGGAACCATGGTTATTATTCCCTTGTGGCTAGGCCCTTTAAACGTGACTTACGGCGTTTTAATCGAAGTTTCAGCGAGAAATAGCTTCAATTGGGCCAAAATCCCCAAAAAAATGTCGATTTCTGTTGGTTCACCCCCTCTCACAAACACGTAAAATAAAAATTTCGGCTTCTTACGATGCCTCTTTCAGCACTCGGAGGACGGTTCCCACACCAACACCCACTTCCTGGGCAATTTTACGAATGCCCTTGCCGTCTTCTCTGGCAGCTAAAATGGAGAGTTCCACATCCTCCGATACCTTGGGACGGCCCAGCGTCTTGCCTTGGGTTTTGGCCCGATGCAATCCGGCTTTGACACGCTCTTGAATCAAGGTCCGCTCAAATTCGGCAAAGACGCCCATCATCTGAAACATCGCTTTGCCGCCTGGGGTGGTGGTGTCCAAGCCTTGTTGATGCAGATACAAGCCAACGCCCTTGGCATGGAGTTCGGACAGAAACCCGATTAAATCTTGCAGCGAGCGGCCCAAGCGGTCTACGGACCATGCCGCCACCATATCAATTTCCTTGCGGATCACGGCTTTGCTCAAGGCGTCAAAGCCCGGTCGGTCCTTGCGTCCCTTGGCTCCACTGATGCCCTCGTCCTTGAAAATATGAACCATTTCCCAATCCATCCGCTGGCTGATGCGTTCCAGTTCCATCAACTGGTTTTCAACCGTCTGCCCGTCGGTGGAAACTCGGACATATAGAGCAACCCGTTTAGCTCTTTGATTTTGCATGGGTCTTTCCTTTCAATATTTCAAGAGCTTTATCTCGAAGCTTTTGGCCCTTCTTGGTGAGCATGGCAATCTTTCGGGTCCGGTTGTCCGGGTCTTCTTGAGTGGTTACCAAGTCCGGCCCGGCATGATGCTCCCGGTTACTTTTGTAGGTCTTGCCCAAAGCGGAAACATGCCGGGAGACCTGGAATTGTTCCAGGTTCAGGGCCTTATTGATGTCACTCAAAGGAATAGGTTCCTTGTCACAAATCAACAGGAACACCGGGAACAACTGGGGATAAGGCAAAGCCTTTTCCAGTTCGGCATAAAGGGTAATCACGTTTTTCAGTTCAGACATAGATTTCCTTTCATTACAGCGAATGCATTGATGCATTTATTGTAGCATTTCTTCAATACTCCTCCGGGAGTAACACCACTGTTTGACAGGCGGGATCATAGGCTCCTGAACTCTCATTGATGGCCCAGAATGTCCAGGTCTCTTTGAGGTCCGTATAGTCAATCTCTTGCCGGACCAGGGTTTGATACGTGGCGTTTCCCTCTTTATCATGCTGTTCCTGTTGGATGGTAAACACGGAGGTTTTATCCAGGCTGACCTCTACTTGAACAATCAGGAAGTAGTCAACACCTTGGGCTCTGGCCAGGGTTGGAACATAGGATGCCAGGGTATCCAGAACCCAAAAGCATTGGTTTCGCTGGCAATGGTTCATGATGCCGCTGGTGGCGATCCAGTTCTTGGCAAAGAGGCTGAATCGGTAATAGGTGTCTTGTTCATAGGCAACGGACATGGTTATTGCTCCTCAAAGTTTTCTGATATAGGGACGAATTAGGGATGTTTTTAGGGATGAATAAGGGACAAATAAGGGATGAAAACCGAACAGAGCTGCATGGAGAGAGCCGCGCTAGGCGGCTTCCTCCATGGGTTCCTCTTGTTCACCGGTTCCCTTGAGAATGAACTGATGGGCCTTGCTGGCCTCAGTTGCCGCTTTGAAAATCGCCTTTTTATCGTTTTTCAGGACTTTGAGCCATGAGGCAATATAGGAATCGTGTTGCACGTTGCCTTCCAAGCCCAGATCGGCAAACAGGAACGCCGCGCCCATTTCGGCTATCAGCTCCTCAAAGGCGTAGGACTCATCCCCAAAGCGCCCAGAAAAATCACGGTTTAGCCTTGAGTGGTGGCCGGTCCAGTGCGCCATTTCATGAAATAGGGTGCAATAGAAATCCCCTGATTCCTTGAACCGTTCCTTTTTGGGCATATTAATGAAATCTGACAAGGGGCTATAGCAAGCTCGAACACCAATTTTTCAAAGTGAATCAAGGCTTTGGAATCGGTGATCACGCCTTCAATGCGTTGTATGTCATCCCATGTCTGTTCCCGTTTAACCGGTGGCGTCAGGTCGATGCCTTCGCATTGATCCAGATTAAACACGTTGTACCACTTGAGGAACGGGATCCGCTTATGTTTACCATCTTCCTCTTTGTCGATGAAATTCCAGAACACAACGGTTGTGGATTTTTCACCTTTTTTAACGTTACCGCCCATGGCTTCCGCTTGTTTGTAAGATAGCCAGCCATTGGCGTTATAGCCCTTTTCCTGTTGGGTAGCCCAAAGAATGGGAATGTTGATGCCACGGTAACCAAAGCTGGTTTTGAGGTTGTAAGGGATACCCTCAAAGCCGCCATAGCGTGACTGATCCCAAGGGCATTTCCAGGGTCTAACGCCTTGTCCCAGGGACGTGATGATCTTGTCTGTGATCTCCTGATAGAGATCGCGCTTGGGTTTTTCCATCGGGTTTTACTCCTCTTGCTTAGCTGATTCATAAAATGCTTTAAAACATTTCATGTATTCATACATGTTTTAAAGCAAAAAATTTGTCAACCCTTTTTCTAAAAATAACGAGAAGGTCTGACGGTGAAACGTCTATCAAATAAGGCTATCCAGGCTTATGGAAATCTTTTGTAACGTGTTCAAAAATCATTTGTTTCCTGAACAACTCAAAACAGCCTCATGCGATCCCGGTTTCATACGGGTTTCCAGGGTATGGTTTTCATGGGGTTTTCTGAACACCCAAGCCCGCAAGAAAAGAACCGACACTCTGAAAACGTAAGAGGGTGTGGGGGGATCACTCGACCCCTTAATGTCGATATCCCCTCTCACAAATTTGTGGTGAAAGTTTTGCTCGTGCTCATCGACAGGCCCCTCTAAAACGTCGT
Coding sequences:
- a CDS encoding zeta toxin family protein; this translates as MNSRKKQPTCYVIGGPNGAGKTSVSLRVLPRLDYMEYVNADAIAAALSPFQPEKSALKAGRMMLQRIHKLADQRADFAFETTLASRSFAPFLKRRKEEGYQVVLFYFYLKTPELAVSRVAERVLAGGHHIPEADIRRRYRRSLQNLRHLYQPLADAWGVYDNSDREPVSTEASTGTEPERLTQLSAWIKGAISEAVEINRKLGTPIYVFRDGQVVDISKELPEQTGP
- a CDS encoding recombinase family protein, whose protein sequence is MQNQRAKRVALYVRVSTDGQTVENQLMELERISQRMDWEMVHIFKDEGISGAKGRKDRPGFDALSKAVIRKEIDMVAAWSVDRLGRSLQDLIGFLSELHAKGVGLYLHQQGLDTTTPGGKAMFQMMGVFAEFERTLIQERVKAGLHRAKTQGKTLGRPKVSEDVELSILAAREDGKGIRKIAQEVGVGVGTVLRVLKEAS
- a CDS encoding winged helix-turn-helix transcriptional regulator — protein: MSELKNVITLYAELEKALPYPQLFPVFLLICDKEPIPLSDINKALNLEQFQVSRHVSALGKTYKSNREHHAGPDLVTTQEDPDNRTRKIAMLTKKGQKLRDKALEILKGKTHAKSKS
- a CDS encoding DUF1738 domain-containing protein, with amino-acid sequence MEKPKRDLYQEITDKIITSLGQGVRPWKCPWDQSRYGGFEGIPYNLKTSFGYRGINIPILWATQQEKGYNANGWLSYKQAEAMGGNVKKGEKSTTVVFWNFIDKEEDGKHKRIPFLKWYNVFNLDQCEGIDLTPPVKREQTWDDIQRIEGVITDSKALIHFEKLVFELAIAPCQISLICPKRNGSRNQGISIAPYFMKWRTGPATTQG